One Deltaproteobacteria bacterium genomic window, GCTCGAGGAACTCGGGGCTCCCGGCGATGCCGAGGACCACGTGTTCGGTGCGGTCGAGGTACTCGCCGAGCGCCACGACCTTGGCGGGCTGATGGGCCAGGTGATAGCGCATGTGGCCCACGCCGTACGCCACCGAGCGCGCGACGTCCTGCATCGCGAGCGTGCCGAGCAGCCGGTCGGCGCGCGTCTCCGCCAGCGTGGCGATCGCCCGGTACATGGCCAGCACGAAGCCGCCGAGCAGCAGGTTCATGCCGAGCGACGCCTCGGGATAGGTCTCGGCCGAGAGCAGCTCCTTCAGCGCCTGCTCCGCCGACGTGCTCGCCCGCCCGAGCCCCTGTCCGCTCGCGAGCGCGCGCTTGCGGCAGGCCTCGACGTGTCGCGCCTCGTCGATCATCTGGGCGCAGAGGAAGCTCTTCAGCTCGAGGAGCTCCTGGTTGATCGAGAAGACCCACTTGCTCGGCATCTCCATCGCGACCAGCGCCACCTCCTCGAGCAGGGTGCAGAGCTGGGCCCTCGCCGCGTCGCGCACGGGGTCGGCGCCCGCCGCGAGCTCCCCCCACGGGACGTCGACCGCCGGCGCCCAGCGGCGGGACTTGGCCTCCTCGTAGAGGGCCACGACGTTGTCGGACCAGACGTCGCTCCGGCGGTTCACGGTGTAGCCGAGGTCGGGGAGCTTGGTGACCAGCACGCTGCCGCGCGCCGCCATGCTGTACCGGTTGCGGATCAGCTCGGGGATCGCGTCGTAGCCGTAGGGGCCGAGGTTGCAGTCCTCGTAGGTGAGGCCGCGGCGCGGATCGGCCGGACGTGCCCGCACGCGGGCGCCCTGCGCCTGGTACCACTCGAGGGTGAGGTTCCCGGAGAGGATGCTCGTGACGAGCTCGATCAGCTGCTCGTCCTCGAAGAAGTTCTTCTCCGCGTAGTAGGCCACGCGCGGCTCAGGCGGCCATCGTCTGCTTGCGCATCTCCACCATCTTCCAGAGCCGCGACCGCTCGCGCCGCTCGGGCAGGCCGCACTTGGCGAGCCGCTCGAAATATTCGTCGGTCTGCTTCAGCTGGAAGGCGTTCGTGATGCGGACCCCTTCCGCGATATTTTCCTTCTTGAGGCCCTTGCCGGAGAGGATGATGAACGGCTCGAGCACCTCGGTGGCATAGCCGCCGCCGAAGACGAAGTTCTCGGCCTCGTCGAGGTGGTGGTGGATCGCCTCGCGCCGCTCGGGGAAGTGGTCGAGCACCCACTTGAGATGCTGCATGCCGTAGCCGACGTGGCGCGCCTCGTCCTGCATGACCAGCCGGAAGAGCTTCTTGTCGCCCTCGGTGGGGGAGATGTACTCGCTGAAGCGGAAGAGCGTGAGCACCATGCCCTCGGCCTGGAGGTGGAGCGCGAGGGAGGCCTCGGCGAAGCTGTCGGCATCGCGCAGGAACTTGAGATTGAACTCGTTCTGCGCACTCGCCCGCATGAGGCCCCAGCCGGTGGAGAGCGCGCGCTTGCGGAAGATCTCGGCGTGCCGCGCCTCGTCCATCGCCTGCGTGGCGATGAAGTTCTTCACCTCGAAGAAGTCGGCGTTGAGGCGTCCCATCCACTTGGCGGGGACGTCGGTGGCGATCATCTCGACCTCGGTCAAGAAGGTGAGCAGCTGGGCGTACGCCTTGCCGATGTCCTCGGGCAGGTCGACCGACTGGAGCTCAGCCCATGGGATGTCGGTCGTCGCGTTCCACTGCCGGGTCATCGCCTCCTCGTAGTAGCCCTCGATGTTGTACGCCCACACCTCGCTCTTGCGGCTCACCTCCGCCTGGAGGTCGGGCAGCCCTTCGGGCATGACGGCGCCGCGGGGCGCGAAGCTCCGGTTCTCGCGGATCAGCTCCGGCATCTCGGTGAAGCCGTAAGCCCCGACGTCGAGGTCCCGGAACGTGAGGCCGCGCCGCGCGTTCTCGGGCCGGCAGGCGACACGCTCGCGCGGCACGTCCATCCACGAGAGGTCGAGGTCGCCGCGCATCATGCGCCGGAAGCGGTCGACGAAGGCCTGGTCCTCGGTGAAGTCGGTCGTGCTCAGGTAGCTCATGGGACACTCCTCCTCGGCTCGTCGCGCCGTGCGGGGGGTCGGGAGCCGTCGGGGTACACGTAGTCGACGCGGGCGGAGAGGTCGAGGAACTCCTGGATGCTCTCGGCAAAGCGGTAGAGCTTGTCGTGACCGTCGGGGTCGTCGTAGCGCACCCGCAGCCGCTCGCCGAAGTGCGTCAGCGTGTTCAGGCTCTGGGCGGTGTCGGCCGCGCCGAGCGCGTGGATGGTGTCGAACATCTCCCGCCACGCGCC contains:
- a CDS encoding ferritin-like domain-containing protein, translating into MSYLSTTDFTEDQAFVDRFRRMMRGDLDLSWMDVPRERVACRPENARRGLTFRDLDVGAYGFTEMPELIRENRSFAPRGAVMPEGLPDLQAEVSRKSEVWAYNIEGYYEEAMTRQWNATTDIPWAELQSVDLPEDIGKAYAQLLTFLTEVEMIATDVPAKWMGRLNADFFEVKNFIATQAMDEARHAEIFRKRALSTGWGLMRASAQNEFNLKFLRDADSFAEASLALHLQAEGMVLTLFRFSEYISPTEGDKKLFRLVMQDEARHVGYGMQHLKWVLDHFPERREAIHHHLDEAENFVFGGGYATEVLEPFIILSGKGLKKENIAEGVRITNAFQLKQTDEYFERLAKCGLPERRERSRLWKMVEMRKQTMAA